One genomic region from Pyxicephalus adspersus chromosome 1, UCB_Pads_2.0, whole genome shotgun sequence encodes:
- the KCTD12 gene encoding BTB/POZ domain-containing protein KCTD12, producing the protein MALPDTARGLPNGGGGSCTVSLPTDALFPEIIELNVGGQVYVTRHTTLVAVPESVLWRMFSQQKPGELARDSKGRFFLDRDGFLFRYVLDYLRDLQLVLPDYFPERSRLQREAEHFQLPELVKRLNPLRISKDSSIGGEEPPLLLTPAAGQDADLDIPISSSPAPGVPSPTLDPYRFNASSSCSPASVPRLTPSQSLEGRRSGYITVGYRGSYTIGREAQADAKFRRVARITVCGKTSLAKEVFGETLNESRDPDRPPERYTSRYYLKFNFLEQAFDKLSEAGFHMVACSSTGTCAFASNDQSEDKVWTSYTEYVFCRD; encoded by the coding sequence ATGGCATTGCCAGATACTGCACGTGGATTACCCAATGGAGGTGGAGGCAGCTGTACAGTGTCATTGCCCACCGATGCTTTGTTCCCCGAAATAATAGAACTCAATGTCGGTGGACAAGTTTACGTGACCCGGCACACAACTCTGGTGGCAGTGCCCGAATCCGTTCTCTGGCGTATGTTCTCCCAACAAAAACCAGGAGAGCTGGCTAGGGACAGCAAAGGTCGCTTCTTCCTTGACCGCGATGGCTTCTTGTTCCGTTATGTCTTGGATTACCTGAGAGACCTGCAGCTTGTTCTGCCAGATTACTTTCCAGAAAGAAGTCGGCTACAAAGAGAAGCTGAGCACTTCCAGTTGCCTGAATTAGTGAAGCGCTTGAACCCTCTGCGAATCAGTAAGGACAGTTCCATAGGAGGTGAGGAGCCACCTTTGCTTCttacaccagcagcaggtcaagATGCTGACTTGGACATCCCAATTTCATCCTCTCCTGCACCTGGGGTACCCTCACCTACATTAGATCCATATCGCTTCAATGCATCGTCCTCCTGCAGCCCTGCCTCAGTCCCTCGCCTCACTCCTTCCCAGTCACTTGAAGGCAGAAGATCTGGATATATCACAGTTGGCTATAGAGGTTCTTACACTATAGGAAGGGAGGCTCAGGCTGATGCCAAGTTCAGAAGAGTTGCACGTATCACTGTCTGTGGCAAAACCTCTCTGGCTAAAGAAGTGTTTGGGGAAACCCTAAATGAAAGCCGGGATCCTGATAGACCCCCTGAGAGGTACACATCCAGGTACTACCTTAAATTTAACTTTCTGGAGCAGGCTTTTGATAAGTTATCTGAAGCTGGGTTCCATATGGTGGCATGCAGTTCCACAGGGACATGTGCTTTTGCCAGCAATGATCAGAGTGAGGACAAAGTGTGGACCAGCTACACCGAATATGTCTTCTGCAGAGACTGA